Proteins encoded together in one Bombiscardovia nodaiensis window:
- a CDS encoding large conductance mechanosensitive channel protein MscL, with the protein MASGKTSMTQQASHAARELSAISNKGPLSGFKQFISRGSMVDMAVGVVMGSAVTAVVNSIVKNFLSPLIAMIFGKPDLSGLLTISNGKATISFGAILGEVINFLLVAAAIYFCVILPINKLRDLTRTATGQDKEDSKDDAKPSTDEQTVELLQSILKELRSQEPGRRQVTGQASSQTPQSFSAGNRPQ; encoded by the coding sequence ATGGCATCAGGCAAGACATCAATGACGCAGCAAGCATCGCACGCAGCTCGCGAGCTCTCAGCAATAAGCAATAAGGGGCCCTTGTCCGGCTTCAAGCAGTTTATTTCACGCGGCTCTATGGTCGACATGGCAGTTGGCGTGGTCATGGGCTCCGCGGTGACCGCCGTGGTCAACTCCATCGTCAAAAACTTTCTGAGCCCCCTCATCGCTATGATCTTCGGTAAGCCCGATCTGAGCGGCTTACTGACCATCAGCAACGGCAAGGCGACCATCTCATTCGGCGCTATTCTGGGCGAAGTGATCAACTTCTTGCTCGTGGCCGCAGCCATTTACTTCTGCGTTATTCTGCCCATTAACAAGCTGCGCGACCTGACGCGCACAGCCACCGGGCAGGATAAAGAGGACAGCAAAGACGACGCGAAACCCAGCACCGACGAACAGACTGTGGAACTCTTGCAGAGCATTTTGAAGGAGCTACGCAGCCAAGAGCCAGGTCGAAGGCAGGTAACTGGCCAGGCCAGCAGCCAGACTCCTCAGTCTTTCTCGGCAGGAAACAGGCCCCAGTGA